The Brassica oleracea var. oleracea cultivar TO1000 chromosome C6, BOL, whole genome shotgun sequence genome includes a region encoding these proteins:
- the LOC106298971 gene encoding caffeic acid 3-O-methyltransferase-like, producing MSNHFQGPVTTNLKQVLTKEEQVADENMVSLQAESIVNTLAFPMVLKAALELGVIDTIAAAGNGAWLSPSEITVSLPTKPTNPEAPVLLDRMLRLLVSHSMLKCRMVKSRENGRTGKMERVYAAEPVCTYFLKDSDGSGSLASLLIMFHDQVIFKTWTKLKDVILEGRDAFSNAHGMRIFEYINVDERFGELFHQAMSESSTIVMKKVLEVYRGFEGVNTLVDVGGANGTILGLITSKYPHIKGVNFDLAQVLIDAPFYPGVKHVSGDMFKEVPSGDAVFMKWILHDWADEHCIKILKNCWKSLPEKGKMIILERITPEEPMGGDLLSDTVFAMDLLMLTQCSGGKERSLSQFENLAFESGFIRCEVICLAYSYSVIEFSK from the exons ATGTCAAACCATTTTCAAGGGCCCGTAACCACAAACCTTAAACAGGTTTTAACCAAAGAAGAACAAGTAGCCGACGAGAACATGGTGAGCTTGCAAGCTGAGAGTATAGTGAACACTCTGGCTTTCCCTATGGTTCTTAAAGCCGCCTTGGAGCTCGGCGTCATCGATACCATCGCTGCTGCAGGCAACGGTGCGTGGCTTTCACCCTCCGAGATAACGGTTAGTCTCCCAACCAAGCCAACGAACCCGGAGGCACCGGTTTTGCTGGACCGGATGCTGCGGTTACTCGTCAGCCACTCGATGTTGAAGTGCCGTATGGTAAAAAGCAGAGAAAACGGTCGAACCGGAAAGATGGAAAGGGTATACGCAGCCGAACCGGTTTGCACATATTTCTTGAAAGATAGTGACGGTTCTGGTTCTCTCGCGTCTTTGCTCATCATGTTCCATGACCAAGTCATTTTTAAGACTTG GACAAAGCTCAAGGATGTGATACTGGAAGGAAGAGATGCGTTCAGCAATGCACACGGCATGAGAATATTTGAATACATTAACGTGGACGAACGATTTGGTGAGCTATTTCACCAGGCAATGTCGGAATCTTCCACAATAGTCATGAAGAAGGTGCTAGAAGTTTACAGAGGTTTTGAAGGTGTTAACACTCTCGTGGATGTAGGAGGAGCAAATGGCACCATATTAGGTTTAATCACATCCAAGTATCCTCATATCAAGGGAGTTAATTTTGACCTAGCTCAGGTTTTAATCGATGCTCCATTTTATCCAG GAGTTAAGCATGTCTCTGGAGACATGTTTAAAGAAGTTCCAAGCGGAGATGCCGTCTTTATGAAA TGGATATTACATGATTGGGCGGACGAACATTGTATAAAGATTCTAAAGAATTGTTGGAAGAGTCTGCCGGAAAAGGGAAAGATGATAATTTTAGAGAGGATTACACCAGAAGAACCAATGGGTGGTGACCTTTTATCTGATACTGTGTTCGCCATGGACCTGCTAATGTTGACACAATGTTCGGGTGGTAAAGAGAGATCTCTTTCACAATTCGAGAACTTAGCATTCGAGTCAGGTTTCATTCGATGTGAAGTCATTTGTCTTGCGTATTCATATTCTGTTATCGAGTTCAGCAAATAG